The Sulfurihydrogenibium sp. genome window below encodes:
- a CDS encoding thioredoxin domain-containing protein has translation MNKKPNRLINEKSPYLLQHAYNPVDWYPWCYEAFEKAKKEDKPIFLSIGYSSCHWCHVMEKESFEDEEVAKILNENFVSIKVDREERPDIDSIYMNVCLMFNGSGGWPLTIIMTPDKKPFFAGTYFPKYSRPGRIGLVDLLTSVAEYWKNNKEDLIQRAEKVIEYLKNDFKGKSDEISKDIIDACYLDLKSRFDKEYGGFSIKPKFPTPHNIMFLLRYYYHTKEIEALKMAEKTLINMRLGGMYDHVGFGFHRYSTDREWLLPHFEKMLYDQAMLTMACTEAYQLTKNNFYKKAAQETIAYVLRDMTSKESVFYSSEDADSEGEEGKFYTWTIDELKEVLNDEELSLVIKVFNVKEEGNYFEEATGHLTGRNILYLKKPIRELANDLNMNQNQLETKLEEIRKKLFDAREKRVHPQKDDKVLTDWNGLMISALAKAGKGFEDKDFIEKAKTAADFILNTMFKNDILYHLYKDGEVKVEGLLDDYAFFSWGLIEIYEATGDIKYLKSALKLTDLMIEKFYDFESGGFFLSPKNSKDVIVRPKEAFDGAIPSGNSVSAYNLYRLYLISGNEKYYNFAIETLKAFGGEIKRLPSYHSMFNIVLMLVFYPTSEVVLAGNCEKVLDKINTEFIPNKAIVFLNRENEKHIKELIPYISNMVPFDECDIYVCKNFSCNLPTKDLEYALNLMKD, from the coding sequence ATGAATAAAAAGCCAAACAGACTTATAAATGAGAAAAGTCCATATTTACTTCAGCATGCTTATAATCCGGTGGATTGGTATCCTTGGTGTTATGAAGCGTTTGAAAAAGCAAAAAAAGAAGACAAACCAATCTTTTTGTCCATTGGATACTCATCCTGCCATTGGTGTCATGTGATGGAAAAAGAATCTTTTGAAGATGAAGAAGTTGCAAAAATTCTAAATGAAAACTTTGTCTCTATAAAAGTAGACAGAGAAGAAAGACCTGATATAGATTCTATTTATATGAATGTTTGTCTTATGTTTAATGGAAGTGGTGGTTGGCCTTTGACCATCATTATGACTCCGGATAAAAAGCCATTTTTTGCAGGAACTTATTTCCCAAAATATTCAAGACCCGGCAGAATAGGACTTGTAGATTTGTTAACAAGCGTAGCTGAATACTGGAAAAACAATAAAGAAGACTTAATCCAAAGAGCAGAAAAAGTTATTGAGTATCTTAAAAACGATTTTAAAGGAAAATCTGACGAGATTTCAAAAGATATTATAGACGCATGTTATTTAGATTTAAAATCAAGATTTGATAAAGAATATGGCGGATTTTCTATCAAGCCAAAATTTCCAACTCCCCATAACATTATGTTTCTACTTAGATACTACTACCATACAAAAGAAATAGAAGCTTTAAAAATGGCTGAAAAAACGCTCATTAATATGAGACTTGGTGGTATGTATGACCATGTAGGGTTTGGATTTCATAGATACTCAACAGATAGAGAGTGGTTACTGCCTCATTTTGAAAAGATGCTATACGACCAAGCAATGTTAACAATGGCATGCACAGAAGCCTATCAACTTACAAAAAACAATTTCTATAAAAAAGCCGCACAAGAGACTATAGCTTATGTTTTAAGAGATATGACATCTAAGGAAAGCGTTTTCTACTCTTCTGAGGATGCAGACAGTGAAGGTGAAGAGGGTAAATTTTATACATGGACTATCGATGAACTTAAAGAAGTTTTAAATGACGAAGAGCTAAGTCTTGTAATCAAAGTTTTTAATGTTAAAGAGGAAGGAAATTATTTTGAGGAAGCTACAGGACATTTGACAGGAAGGAATATTTTATATTTAAAAAAACCTATAAGAGAGCTGGCAAATGATTTAAACATGAACCAAAACCAATTAGAGACAAAATTGGAAGAGATTAGAAAAAAACTTTTTGACGCAAGAGAAAAAAGAGTTCACCCACAAAAAGATGATAAAGTTTTAACAGACTGGAACGGACTTATGATATCTGCATTGGCAAAAGCAGGAAAAGGGTTTGAAGATAAAGATTTCATAGAAAAAGCAAAGACTGCAGCAGATTTTATTTTAAACACGATGTTTAAAAATGACATTCTGTACCACTTATACAAAGACGGAGAGGTAAAAGTTGAAGGACTTTTAGATGATTATGCATTTTTTAGCTGGGGGTTGATTGAGATTTATGAAGCTACAGGAGATATTAAATATCTAAAATCAGCGTTAAAATTGACAGATTTAATGATAGAAAAATTTTACGATTTTGAAAGTGGCGGATTTTTCCTAAGTCCTAAAAATTCAAAAGATGTGATAGTTAGACCAAAAGAAGCTTTTGACGGAGCTATTCCATCGGGAAACTCGGTCTCTGCTTACAATCTTTATAGATTGTATTTAATTTCAGGAAATGAAAAGTATTATAACTTTGCTATAGAAACACTAAAAGCATTTGGCGGTGAGATTAAAAGACTTCCATCTTACCACTCAATGTTTAATATTGTTTTAATGCTTGTTTTCTATCCAACTTCTGAAGTAGTGTTAGCCGGAAACTGTGAAAAGGTTTTAGATAAAATAAATACCGAATTCATTCCTAATAAAGCGATTGTCTTTTTAAACAGAGAAAACGAAAAACATATAAAAGAGTTAATTCCGTACATTAGCAACATGGTTCCATTCGATGAATGTGATATCTATGTTTGTAAAAATTTTAGTTGTAATTTACCAACAAAAGATTTAGAATATGCTTTAAATCTTATGAAAGATTAA
- a CDS encoding L,D-transpeptidase: MRNKKISLLLLLILSLFKLSYAEEDLFKIAKIRASSKTTEKSISSALKFYNDGLYSKAIETASNLLNNETLDDLNYEIINFILVHSLYKSRQEGKMLEYVKNVNFDRISQYGKYRIYQVAMLLFLERKYKEGQDYILEKLGISNDGFKSLAQENESDEIREIILNKIYNKKEKVKKLVYSKDIKFFGENTKLINYNGVDFILNKDIFKLDPAVPVIGELSIYIAEKDQTMFELAKTLDLGYYELKNANPLLDPFDIRKNQIVVVPLKRILPVKDFKYGTIYINIYEKRLYYPIKINDESYVITYPIGIGADDAQSPIGEFKISQKRKDPAWYPPESIRKEQPDLPPVFPPGPDNPLGTRAMRLGNTSFLMHGTNKEYGIGMKVSHGCIRMYNEDVEKLFEVVDIGTPVVSREIPYKIFVNSEKAVEAFDDDAIKELEKSNIVSKRFLDFYKTDLFGKSFAIKAW, encoded by the coding sequence ATGAGAAATAAAAAGATATCCTTATTGTTATTACTTATTCTATCTTTATTTAAACTTTCATATGCAGAAGAAGATTTGTTTAAGATTGCAAAGATAAGAGCATCATCAAAAACTACAGAAAAGAGTATCAGCTCTGCATTAAAGTTTTATAATGATGGGTTATACTCAAAGGCAATAGAAACAGCTTCAAATTTATTAAACAATGAAACCTTGGACGATTTAAACTATGAGATTATAAACTTTATTTTAGTACATTCCTTGTATAAAAGCAGACAAGAAGGAAAAATGCTTGAATATGTAAAAAATGTCAACTTTGATAGAATTTCTCAATACGGTAAGTATAGAATCTATCAAGTTGCAATGCTTTTATTCTTAGAAAGAAAGTATAAAGAAGGTCAAGATTATATACTTGAAAAATTGGGAATTTCAAACGATGGCTTTAAATCCTTGGCTCAAGAAAATGAAAGCGATGAAATTAGAGAAATTATTTTAAACAAGATATACAACAAAAAAGAAAAAGTTAAAAAGTTAGTTTATTCAAAGGATATAAAATTTTTTGGTGAAAATACGAAGCTTATAAACTACAATGGAGTAGACTTTATCTTAAATAAAGATATTTTTAAATTAGACCCGGCGGTACCTGTTATTGGTGAGCTAAGCATTTATATAGCTGAAAAAGACCAAACAATGTTCGAGCTGGCAAAAACTCTTGACCTTGGATACTACGAACTAAAAAATGCCAATCCGCTACTTGACCCTTTTGACATAAGAAAAAATCAAATTGTAGTTGTACCACTAAAAAGAATTTTACCCGTTAAAGATTTCAAATATGGTACTATTTATATCAATATTTATGAAAAAAGACTTTATTATCCAATAAAAATTAATGATGAAAGTTATGTCATTACCTATCCAATAGGTATAGGAGCAGACGATGCACAATCTCCAATAGGTGAATTTAAAATTTCTCAAAAAAGAAAAGACCCTGCTTGGTATCCACCTGAAAGCATAAGAAAGGAACAGCCTGATTTACCTCCAGTTTTTCCACCAGGACCCGATAATCCACTTGGTACAAGAGCGATGAGACTTGGAAATACTTCATTTTTAATGCATGGAACAAACAAAGAGTATGGAATTGGAATGAAAGTCAGTCATGGATGTATAAGAATGTATAACGAAGATGTTGAAAAACTTTTCGAAGTCGTGGACATCGGAACACCGGTCGTAAGTAGAGAAATTCCTTATAAAATATTTGTAAATTCAGAAAAAGCTGTTGAAGCCTTTGATGATGATGCGATAAAGGAGCTTGAAAAGAGTAATATTGTTAGTAAAAGATTTTTGGATTTTTATAAAACAGATTTATTTGGAAAAAGTTTTGCTATAAAGGCATGGTGA